The Litchfieldia alkalitelluris genome has a window encoding:
- the recG gene encoding ATP-dependent DNA helicase RecG — translation MNNIIKLPVSEIKGIGEEVTNQLAELNIFTVENLVEYLPYRYEDYQLRDLSEVRHDERVTVEGQIHSQPLLTYYGKKRSRLTFRVLIGRYLINAICFNQAYLKSKITLHETVTITGKWDQHRQTITVNQISVGPHARNQTIEPVYSVKGDLTVKSMRRYINNALKQYGDHIEENLPENLLQKYKLLSKKEAIKIMHYPENQQYLKQARRRFVYEEFLLFQLKMQALRKFERESSQGIKHNFSVKRLEEFILNLPFPLTKAQQRVKEEIIGDLQSPYRMNRLLQGDVGSGKTVVAAIALYAAVLSNTQGALMVPTEILAEQHAHSLAELFSNTDLSIELLTSSVKGKRRRDILARLQEGKVDILVGTHALIQEEVVFHKLGLVITDEQHRFGVGQRKILREKGENPDVLFMTATPIPRTLAITVFGEMDVSVIDELPAGRKTIETYWAKHSMLDRIINFIEKELAKGRQAYVICPLIEESDKLDVQNAIDVHSMLAAHFHGNWNVGLMHGRLTSDEKDEVMKSFSTNDVQVLVSTTVVEVGVNVPNATIMVIYDAERFGLSQLHQLRGRVGRGSEQSYCILLADPKSEVGKERMRIMTETNDGFVLSEKDLELRGPGDFFGRKQSGMPEFKVADMVHDYRALEVARVDANKLIQSNQFWNDPIYSHLREYIKQTGVIDGEKLD, via the coding sequence GTGAATAATATCATAAAATTACCAGTAAGTGAGATCAAAGGAATCGGAGAAGAAGTTACAAATCAACTAGCAGAATTAAATATTTTTACAGTAGAAAACTTAGTAGAATATTTACCATATCGCTATGAAGATTATCAATTACGAGACTTATCCGAGGTAAGACACGATGAAAGAGTAACTGTTGAAGGACAAATTCATAGTCAGCCTTTATTAACTTACTATGGAAAAAAAAGGTCTCGCCTTACATTTAGAGTTTTAATTGGTAGATATCTAATTAACGCAATTTGTTTTAACCAGGCTTATTTAAAAAGTAAAATTACACTTCATGAAACTGTAACCATTACAGGCAAGTGGGATCAACATCGCCAAACCATAACAGTAAATCAGATTTCCGTTGGACCACATGCCCGTAATCAAACGATTGAGCCTGTATACTCAGTTAAAGGAGATTTAACTGTTAAGAGTATGCGACGCTACATTAATAACGCGTTAAAGCAATATGGTGATCATATTGAAGAAAACCTTCCAGAAAATTTACTTCAAAAATATAAATTATTATCCAAAAAAGAAGCAATTAAAATCATGCATTACCCTGAAAATCAACAATATCTGAAACAAGCTAGGCGAAGATTTGTTTATGAAGAGTTCCTATTGTTCCAGTTGAAAATGCAAGCATTACGTAAATTTGAAAGGGAATCAAGCCAGGGAATAAAGCATAATTTCTCAGTTAAACGACTAGAAGAGTTTATTCTAAACTTGCCCTTTCCGTTAACAAAAGCTCAACAACGGGTAAAAGAGGAAATTATCGGAGATCTCCAGTCACCCTATCGAATGAATAGGTTACTTCAAGGAGACGTTGGGTCAGGAAAAACAGTTGTTGCAGCTATTGCATTGTACGCAGCTGTATTGTCCAACACACAAGGTGCATTAATGGTTCCTACCGAAATACTTGCAGAGCAGCATGCACATTCATTAGCGGAACTTTTTTCGAATACTGATTTAAGCATAGAGCTGTTGACAAGTTCGGTTAAAGGAAAAAGAAGAAGAGATATTCTCGCCAGATTACAAGAAGGTAAAGTTGATATTTTAGTTGGTACGCATGCATTAATTCAAGAAGAAGTTGTTTTTCATAAGTTAGGATTAGTTATAACAGATGAACAGCACAGATTTGGTGTAGGGCAACGAAAGATACTCAGAGAAAAAGGTGAAAATCCAGACGTCTTGTTTATGACAGCAACCCCGATTCCTAGAACATTAGCAATTACGGTATTTGGAGAAATGGATGTGTCTGTTATTGATGAATTGCCTGCTGGTAGAAAAACGATTGAAACTTATTGGGCAAAGCACAGCATGCTTGATCGAATCATCAATTTCATAGAGAAAGAACTTGCAAAAGGCAGACAAGCTTATGTTATTTGTCCTCTTATAGAGGAGTCAGACAAGTTAGATGTTCAAAATGCAATTGATGTTCATAGTATGTTGGCCGCCCATTTCCATGGGAATTGGAATGTTGGATTGATGCATGGAAGATTAACTTCAGATGAAAAAGATGAAGTGATGAAAAGCTTTAGTACCAACGATGTTCAAGTGCTTGTTTCGACAACGGTTGTTGAGGTGGGTGTGAATGTGCCTAACGCAACCATCATGGTTATTTACGATGCTGAGAGGTTTGGGTTATCACAGCTTCATCAATTAAGAGGCCGTGTGGGGAGAGGTAGTGAACAATCCTACTGTATTCTTTTAGCAGACCCAAAATCGGAAGTAGGAAAAGAAAGAATGAGAATCATGACTGAGACCAATGATGGTTTTGTATTGTCAGAAAAGGATTTGGAATTAAGGGGTCCTGGTGATTTTTTTGGAAGAAAACAGAGTGGTATGCCAGAATTTAAAGTGGCTGACATGGTTCATGATTATCGTGCATTAGAAGTAGCAAGGGTGGATGCAAATAAATTAATACAGTCTAACCAGTTTTGGAACGATCCGATTTATTCACACTTAAGAGAATATATTAAACAAACTGGAGTAATTGATGGTGAAAAGCTGGATTAG
- the rsgA gene encoding ribosome small subunit-dependent GTPase A, whose protein sequence is MPDGKIIKALSGFYYVLNHDNEIIQCRGRGVFRKNKVTPLVGDQVVYQADNDQEGYILEVKSRKNELIRPPIVNVDQAILVFSAVEPDFSSLLLDRFLVLIEANYIEPIICISKTDLIPIEAKKQIDAHAEHYQKIGYKVILTSTIDLEGIQVLMPLLEDRISVFAGQSGVGKSSLLNVLRPELGLKTDNISTHLGRGKHTTRHVELIKVGTGFVADTPGFSSLEFTGIEVEDLNDCFPEIQDYSKGCKFRGCTHTSEPKCSVKEAVDAGNIQDYRYEHYVQFLDEIKDRKPRY, encoded by the coding sequence ATGCCTGATGGCAAAATCATTAAAGCTTTAAGTGGCTTTTACTATGTATTAAATCATGACAATGAGATAATACAATGCCGTGGACGAGGTGTTTTTCGTAAAAATAAAGTTACACCGTTGGTTGGTGATCAGGTAGTCTATCAAGCAGATAATGACCAAGAAGGTTATATTTTAGAGGTTAAGAGTCGAAAAAATGAACTTATCAGACCTCCAATTGTTAATGTGGATCAAGCCATTCTTGTGTTTTCAGCAGTAGAACCTGATTTTAGTTCACTGCTGCTTGATCGTTTCCTTGTATTAATCGAAGCAAATTACATTGAGCCTATCATTTGTATAAGTAAGACAGATTTAATCCCAATAGAAGCTAAGAAACAAATTGACGCACATGCGGAACATTATCAAAAAATAGGTTATAAGGTAATTTTAACTTCTACGATTGATTTAGAAGGTATTCAAGTATTGATGCCATTACTTGAAGATAGAATTTCCGTGTTCGCAGGACAATCAGGAGTAGGGAAATCTTCTCTTCTAAACGTGCTACGTCCTGAGCTAGGTCTTAAAACGGATAATATTTCAACACATCTAGGAAGGGGTAAACATACAACTAGACATGTTGAATTGATAAAAGTCGGAACAGGCTTTGTTGCTGATACACCCGGATTTAGCTCATTGGAATTTACAGGTATTGAAGTAGAAGATTTAAATGATTGTTTTCCAGAAATTCAAGATTACAGTAAAGGCTGTAAATTCCGTGGTTGTACACATACTTCTGAGCCAAAATGCTCAGTAAAGGAAGCCGTTGATGCAGGGAATATTCAAGACTATAGATATGAGCACTATGTCCAATTTCTGGACGAAATAAAAGATAGAAAGCCGAGGTATTAA
- the fapR gene encoding transcription factor FapR, whose protein sequence is MKRNKKARQELLKDTIKITPFITDEELADRFSVSVQTIRLDRLELSIPELRERIKTVAEKNLEDEVRSLPMEEVIGEIIDLELDHSAISILDVTSEHVFKRNRIARGHHLFAQANSLAVAVINDELALTAKASIHFTRQVKENERVVAKAKVHRLEAGKGRTLVEVNSFVGNELVFSGEFEMFRSNKSKGND, encoded by the coding sequence GTGAAACGTAATAAAAAAGCCCGGCAAGAATTACTTAAGGACACTATTAAAATCACGCCTTTTATAACTGATGAAGAATTAGCGGATCGATTTTCAGTGAGTGTTCAAACAATCCGCCTTGATCGCCTTGAATTATCCATCCCGGAATTACGTGAACGTATAAAAACAGTAGCAGAGAAAAATTTAGAGGATGAAGTCCGCTCCTTACCTATGGAGGAAGTAATTGGAGAAATTATTGACCTTGAATTAGATCATAGTGCGATCTCCATTCTGGATGTAACGAGTGAACATGTTTTTAAAAGAAATCGAATTGCCAGAGGTCACCATTTATTTGCACAGGCTAATTCCTTAGCTGTTGCTGTCATTAATGATGAGTTAGCATTAACAGCAAAAGCGTCGATTCACTTTACTAGACAAGTAAAGGAAAATGAAAGAGTCGTTGCAAAAGCAAAGGTTCATCGTTTAGAAGCTGGAAAAGGGAGAACACTAGTAGAGGTGAATAGTTTTGTTGGTAATGAGTTAGTTTTTTCTGGTGAATTTGAAATGTTTCGTTCTAATAAGTCAAAAGGGAATGATTAA
- the spoVM gene encoding stage V sporulation protein SpoVM — translation MKFYTIKLPRFLGGIVRAMLGSFKKG, via the coding sequence ATGAAATTTTATACGATTAAATTACCGAGGTTCTTAGGTGGTATTGTACGTGCAATGTTAGGATCATTCAAAAAAGGATAA
- the sdaAB gene encoding L-serine ammonia-lyase, iron-sulfur-dependent subunit beta codes for MKYKSVFDIIGPVMIGPSSSHTAGAARIGRVARSLFGREPKWANISFYGSFASTYKGHGTDIAIVGGLLDYDTFDERIKTSLDIAESAGIKISIREEEAVTDHPNTARIHIGDEKGELELVGISIGGGKIEIIELNGFLLKLSGNHPALLVVHNDKYGAIAAVANVLAKYAINIGHMEVARKEVGQQALMTIEVDQNIDQKVIDELSILPNILKVTRIVD; via the coding sequence ATGAAGTATAAAAGTGTATTTGATATTATTGGACCAGTTATGATTGGTCCATCCAGTTCTCATACTGCTGGGGCAGCGAGAATTGGCCGTGTAGCAAGAAGTTTGTTTGGTCGAGAACCTAAATGGGCAAATATCTCATTTTATGGTTCTTTTGCAAGTACGTACAAAGGTCATGGAACTGATATAGCTATTGTTGGTGGATTATTAGATTACGATACGTTTGATGAACGAATTAAGACATCTTTAGATATTGCAGAGAGTGCGGGTATTAAGATTTCTATAAGAGAAGAAGAAGCTGTAACTGATCATCCAAATACTGCGAGAATTCATATCGGTGATGAAAAGGGAGAGCTTGAATTAGTCGGGATTTCTATCGGTGGGGGGAAGATTGAAATTATTGAGTTAAATGGTTTTCTTTTAAAATTATCAGGAAATCATCCTGCCCTCTTAGTGGTTCATAACGATAAATATGGAGCTATTGCAGCAGTAGCTAATGTACTAGCTAAATATGCTATAAACATTGGTCATATGGAAGTTGCTAGAAAAGAAGTCGGACAACAAGCATTAATGACAATTGAAGTTGATCAAAATATAGACCAAAAAGTAATTGACGAACTATCCATTCTCCCAAACATCTTAAAAGTTACGAGAATTGTTGATTAA
- a CDS encoding Asp23/Gls24 family envelope stress response protein translates to MSIELKTKYGQIDISTEVIATIAGGAAIENYGIIGMASKNQLKDGITEILRKENFKRGIIVRQENDEVHIDMYIIVSYGTKISEVAHNVQTKVKYTLNQTVGLAVDSVNIFVQGVRVTNP, encoded by the coding sequence ATGTCCATCGAATTAAAAACGAAATACGGACAAATTGATATATCTACAGAAGTGATTGCAACAATTGCAGGAGGAGCTGCGATTGAGAATTATGGAATTATTGGAATGGCTTCTAAGAATCAACTGAAAGATGGAATTACTGAAATTTTGAGAAAAGAAAATTTCAAACGTGGTATCATAGTTCGTCAGGAAAACGATGAAGTACATATTGACATGTATATTATAGTTAGCTACGGTACGAAAATTTCAGAGGTTGCCCACAATGTTCAGACAAAGGTGAAATATACTTTAAACCAAACTGTAGGACTAGCTGTAGATTCGGTTAATATTTTCGTGCAAGGAGTTCGTGTGACGAACCCGTAA
- the fabD gene encoding ACP S-malonyltransferase, whose protein sequence is MGKIAFVFPGQGSQVVGMGQDLANEYIEVASIFNKADLKLEESLSSLIFNGPQDILTKTTNAQPALLTTSIAILEKFKESGITPDYVAGHSLGEYSALVAADVLAFEDAVYLVRKRGEFMEEAVPAGQGTMAAVLGMESSLLEDITKSVEVDGDPVQLANINCPGQIVISGSARGVELASLLAKEKGAKRVIPLEVSGPFHSSLMRPAAERFTEVLSHCNLQDATIPMIANVTAEPLTEGDVIKDKLVEQLYSPVRWEESVLKMIELGVDTFVEIGPGKVLSGLIKKTNRKVTTHAINDLDSLHSTIQSLKGVN, encoded by the coding sequence ATGGGGAAAATTGCTTTTGTGTTTCCAGGTCAGGGTTCCCAGGTTGTTGGAATGGGCCAGGATTTAGCAAATGAATATATAGAAGTAGCTTCTATTTTTAATAAAGCAGATTTAAAGCTAGAAGAATCACTATCTTCACTTATCTTTAATGGACCACAAGATATCCTTACAAAAACAACGAATGCTCAACCAGCATTACTAACAACAAGTATTGCAATTCTAGAAAAGTTTAAGGAATCGGGTATTACACCTGATTACGTTGCAGGACATAGTTTAGGAGAGTATTCTGCTTTGGTAGCTGCAGATGTTCTAGCATTCGAAGATGCAGTTTATTTAGTAAGAAAACGTGGAGAATTTATGGAAGAAGCTGTCCCGGCGGGTCAGGGGACAATGGCAGCTGTTCTTGGTATGGAGAGTAGTTTATTAGAAGATATTACTAAAAGTGTTGAGGTAGACGGAGATCCGGTCCAATTAGCCAATATTAATTGTCCAGGTCAAATTGTTATATCTGGCTCAGCAAGAGGAGTAGAATTGGCTTCTCTATTAGCAAAAGAAAAAGGTGCCAAGAGAGTGATTCCATTGGAAGTTAGTGGTCCATTTCATTCTTCGTTAATGAGACCAGCTGCCGAAAGGTTTACCGAGGTGTTGTCTCATTGCAATTTGCAGGATGCAACTATACCTATGATAGCTAATGTAACGGCTGAACCACTAACAGAAGGTGATGTGATAAAGGATAAGCTTGTTGAACAGCTGTACTCACCTGTCCGCTGGGAAGAGAGTGTATTAAAAATGATTGAATTAGGTGTAGATACATTTGTTGAAATTGGACCTGGCAAGGTCTTGTCAGGCTTAATTAAAAAGACAAATCGAAAAGTTACTACACATGCCATAAATGATCTAGATTCTTTACATTCTACGATACAATCGTTAAAGGGGGTTAATTAA
- the rpmB gene encoding 50S ribosomal protein L28 — MARKCVITGKKTRSGNARSHAMNANKRTWGANLQKVRILVDGKPKRVYVSARALKSGKVERV; from the coding sequence ATGGCACGTAAATGTGTAATTACAGGTAAAAAAACTCGTTCTGGAAATGCTCGTTCTCACGCTATGAATGCTAATAAACGTACTTGGGGTGCAAACCTTCAAAAAGTTCGTATTTTAGTTGACGGAAAACCTAAACGTGTATATGTATCAGCAAGAGCTCTTAAATCTGGTAAAGTTGAGCGAGTTTAA
- a CDS encoding DAK2 domain-containing protein, whose protein sequence is MSITRLDGKRFAEMIIKGSTHLSNNAKLVDSLNVFPVPDGDTGTNMNLSMTSGAKEVKNNVSIHIGKVGSALAKGLLMGARGNSGVILSQLFRGFSKAIESKETIDARDFALALESGVQTAYKAVMKPVEGTILTVAKDAAKRAVSVSETETDIIKLMTEVIKEAQASLNRTPDLLPVLKEVGVVDSGGKGLLFVYEGFLAELKGEQLPGNQASMPSLKELVSAEHHRSVQSHMNTEDIEFGYCTEFMVKLDPSKMAKKPFSEEDFRQDLSKHGDSLLVIADEELVKVHIHAEHPGDVLSYGQRYGSLINMKIENMREQHSNLLYEENEYIEETAPTSKVKKEKQTYGIVTVAMGSGISEMFKSLGANGVIEGGQTMNPSTEDIVKAIEEIHAENVYILPNNKNIIMAAEQAASVAEGNIIVIPSKTVPQGMAAMLAFNPSVDSEQNKSMMNSALGNVKTGQITYAVRDTNIDGIEITKDDFMGIAEGKIVVTNKEVINVAKNLLDTMIDEDDEILTILVGEEASDNEVNELVNYIEEKFGDIEVEVHNGNQPLYNFIFSIE, encoded by the coding sequence GTGTCTATTACAAGATTAGATGGGAAACGTTTTGCAGAAATGATAATTAAAGGATCTACTCATTTATCAAATAATGCAAAATTGGTGGATTCACTAAACGTTTTCCCTGTTCCAGATGGAGATACTGGTACAAATATGAACCTATCCATGACATCTGGCGCAAAGGAAGTGAAAAATAACGTTTCCATTCATATTGGAAAAGTAGGATCGGCATTGGCAAAGGGATTGCTAATGGGAGCAAGAGGTAACTCAGGAGTTATTTTATCTCAGTTATTTAGAGGCTTTTCAAAAGCAATTGAATCGAAAGAAACAATCGATGCTCGTGATTTTGCACTTGCGCTTGAATCAGGTGTTCAAACAGCATATAAGGCAGTAATGAAGCCAGTTGAAGGAACTATTCTTACTGTGGCTAAGGATGCTGCAAAGCGTGCTGTTTCTGTATCTGAAACTGAAACGGATATTATTAAACTTATGACTGAAGTAATAAAAGAAGCTCAGGCTTCATTAAATCGCACCCCTGACTTACTTCCTGTACTAAAAGAAGTTGGTGTAGTTGATAGTGGTGGTAAAGGACTTTTATTTGTGTACGAAGGGTTCCTTGCTGAATTAAAGGGTGAGCAGCTTCCAGGAAATCAAGCTTCCATGCCATCATTAAAAGAGTTAGTTAGTGCAGAACATCACCGAAGTGTCCAAAGTCATATGAACACAGAGGATATAGAGTTTGGTTATTGTACTGAGTTTATGGTGAAGCTAGATCCTTCTAAAATGGCTAAAAAACCTTTTAGTGAAGAAGATTTTCGACAAGATTTAAGTAAACATGGAGATTCTCTATTAGTTATTGCTGATGAAGAGTTAGTCAAGGTTCATATTCATGCTGAACATCCTGGTGATGTTTTATCATATGGTCAACGCTATGGAAGTCTAATTAATATGAAAATAGAAAACATGAGAGAACAACACAGTAACCTGCTTTATGAAGAAAACGAATACATCGAAGAAACAGCTCCTACATCTAAAGTGAAAAAAGAAAAACAAACTTATGGTATAGTTACTGTTGCTATGGGTTCTGGTATTTCTGAGATGTTTAAAAGCCTAGGTGCAAACGGCGTAATTGAAGGTGGCCAAACAATGAATCCGAGTACTGAGGATATTGTTAAAGCGATTGAGGAAATTCATGCTGAAAATGTATATATCTTACCTAATAATAAGAACATTATCATGGCTGCGGAACAAGCTGCCTCAGTGGCGGAAGGAAATATTATTGTCATCCCTTCAAAAACTGTTCCTCAAGGAATGGCTGCAATGCTAGCATTCAACCCTTCTGTGGATTCCGAACAAAATAAGAGCATGATGAATTCTGCCTTAGGTAACGTTAAAACAGGTCAAATCACTTATGCTGTAAGAGATACAAATATTGACGGTATCGAAATTACTAAAGATGATTTCATGGGGATCGCTGAAGGTAAGATTGTTGTTACTAATAAAGAAGTCATTAATGTGGCAAAAAACTTATTAGATACAATGATCGATGAAGATGATGAAATCTTAACAATCCTGGTTGGAGAAGAAGCTTCTGACAACGAAGTGAATGAATTAGTAAACTATATTGAGGAGAAATTTGGAGATATAGAGGTAGAAGTTCATAACGGAAATCAGCCACTTTATAATTTTATTTTCTCAATTGAATAA
- the sdaAA gene encoding L-serine ammonia-lyase, iron-sulfur-dependent, subunit alpha, translating to MFRNVKELIELAEQKNVKISEIMINQEVEVTGKSREVILEQMEFNLTVMEQAVEKGLAGVKSNSGLTGGDAVLMHNYIQKGNFLSGETLLDAVSKAVATNEVNAAMGTICATPTAGSAGVVPGTLFALKEKLKPTRMQMIEYLFTAGAFGFVVANNASISGAAGGCQAEVGSAAGMAAAAIVEMAGGTPRQSAEAMAITLKNMLGLVCDPVAGLVEVPCVKRNAMGAANAMVAADMALAGITSRIPCDEVIDAMYKIGQTMPTALKETAQGGLAATPTARELEAKIFGMSLK from the coding sequence ATGTTTCGAAATGTTAAAGAGTTAATTGAGCTAGCTGAACAAAAGAATGTGAAAATATCCGAAATTATGATTAATCAAGAAGTAGAAGTAACCGGTAAGTCTAGAGAGGTAATATTGGAGCAAATGGAATTTAACCTAACTGTTATGGAGCAGGCAGTTGAAAAAGGATTAGCAGGTGTTAAGTCTAATTCTGGTCTAACTGGTGGTGATGCAGTACTCATGCATAACTATATCCAAAAAGGTAACTTTTTATCAGGAGAAACATTGCTAGATGCTGTTAGTAAAGCAGTAGCTACAAATGAAGTTAATGCAGCAATGGGGACGATTTGTGCAACTCCAACCGCAGGTTCAGCTGGGGTGGTTCCTGGAACACTTTTTGCTTTGAAGGAGAAATTAAAGCCGACTAGGATGCAAATGATCGAGTATTTATTTACGGCTGGCGCATTTGGTTTTGTCGTAGCGAATAATGCAAGCATTTCAGGTGCAGCAGGTGGATGTCAAGCGGAAGTAGGTTCAGCTGCAGGAATGGCAGCTGCTGCAATTGTTGAAATGGCAGGTGGAACTCCGAGGCAATCGGCTGAAGCAATGGCGATTACACTGAAAAATATGTTAGGGTTAGTATGTGATCCAGTCGCTGGTTTAGTAGAGGTACCATGCGTAAAGAGAAATGCGATGGGGGCAGCTAATGCAATGGTTGCAGCCGACATGGCATTGGCAGGGATTACCAGTCGGATTCCTTGTGATGAAGTAATTGATGCAATGTACAAAATTGGTCAAACGATGCCTACCGCATTAAAAGAAACTGCACAGGGAGGTTTGGCGGCAACACCAACTGCTCGTGAGCTTGAAGCCAAGATCTTTGGTATGTCGTTAAAATAA
- the plsX gene encoding phosphate acyltransferase PlsX, which translates to MRIAIDAMGGDHAPKEVVEGAMKAISAFDDLEITLVGNETKIKQFLTNEERISIIHTEVKIEGDEEPVRAVRRKKDASMVLMAGEVKEGRADACISAGNTGALMAAGLFVVGRIKGIDRPALSPTLPTIDGKGFLMLDVGANVDAKPEHLLQYAIMGSIYAEKVRGIQQPKIGLLNVGTEDGKGNELTKGAFMLIKDSNLNFIGNVESRDLLNGVADVVVTDGFTGNVALKTIEGTALSVFTMLKSALTSDLASKLAAAVLKPKLKGLKDKMDYSEYGGAGLFGLSAPVIKAHGSSDAQAIFSSIRQTREMVKSNVTGTIKETVEKLIQ; encoded by the coding sequence ATGAGAATAGCCATTGATGCAATGGGTGGAGATCATGCTCCGAAAGAGGTCGTCGAGGGTGCAATGAAAGCAATCAGTGCCTTTGATGATCTGGAAATTACATTAGTAGGAAATGAAACAAAAATTAAACAGTTCTTAACAAATGAAGAAAGAATATCAATCATACATACTGAAGTGAAGATCGAAGGGGACGAAGAACCTGTTAGAGCAGTAAGGCGCAAAAAAGATGCTTCAATGGTCTTAATGGCAGGCGAAGTGAAAGAAGGAAGAGCTGATGCTTGTATATCTGCAGGCAACACAGGAGCATTGATGGCTGCAGGACTATTTGTGGTTGGCCGAATAAAAGGCATTGACCGACCTGCCCTTTCACCTACACTACCAACAATCGATGGTAAAGGATTTTTGATGTTAGATGTAGGCGCAAATGTAGATGCAAAACCTGAGCACCTGTTGCAATATGCAATCATGGGCTCAATCTATGCCGAAAAGGTAAGAGGAATTCAGCAGCCTAAAATTGGACTCTTAAATGTCGGTACAGAAGACGGCAAAGGAAATGAATTAACTAAGGGAGCCTTTATGTTGATTAAAGACTCAAATCTGAATTTTATTGGTAATGTTGAGTCCAGGGACTTGCTTAATGGTGTTGCAGATGTTGTTGTAACTGATGGATTTACAGGTAATGTAGCATTAAAAACAATTGAGGGTACTGCCTTATCTGTTTTCACTATGCTCAAATCAGCACTTACCAGTGATCTAGCAAGTAAGCTAGCAGCGGCAGTTCTAAAACCGAAGCTTAAGGGTTTAAAGGACAAGATGGATTACTCAGAATATGGTGGAGCTGGTTTATTTGGTCTAAGTGCACCTGTAATCAAGGCACACGGATCCTCAGATGCACAAGCTATTTTTAGTTCGATTCGACAAACGAGAGAAATGGTCAAATCGAATGTTACAGGTACAATAAAAGAAACTGTAGAGAAATTAATTCAATAA
- the rpe gene encoding ribulose-phosphate 3-epimerase translates to MVKIAPSILSADFAKLGEEILDVEKGGADLIHVDVMDGHFVPNITIGPLVVNAIRPITTLPLDVHLMIENPDQYIPEFAKAGADYITVHVEACRHLHRTISLIKSFGIKAGVVLNPATPVATIQHIIEDIDMILFMTVNPGFGGQSFIESVLPKIREASALIKEKGLNIDIEVDGGVNEKTAKLCVDAGATILVAGSAIYNNEDRGLAISKLKQ, encoded by the coding sequence ATGGTGAAGATTGCACCATCAATACTATCCGCAGATTTTGCTAAATTAGGTGAGGAAATCTTAGATGTTGAGAAGGGTGGAGCAGATTTAATACATGTGGATGTAATGGACGGGCATTTTGTACCAAACATTACTATAGGTCCCTTAGTAGTTAATGCAATTCGTCCAATAACAACGTTACCCTTAGATGTCCATTTAATGATTGAAAATCCAGATCAATATATCCCTGAGTTTGCTAAAGCGGGGGCTGATTATATAACTGTTCATGTTGAGGCATGTAGACATTTACATCGAACAATTAGTTTAATTAAATCGTTTGGAATCAAAGCGGGGGTGGTTCTAAATCCAGCCACCCCAGTAGCCACTATTCAGCATATCATTGAGGATATTGACATGATTTTGTTTATGACTGTTAATCCCGGTTTTGGAGGACAGTCATTTATTGAATCAGTGTTACCAAAGATTAGAGAAGCCTCTGCCTTGATAAAAGAAAAAGGTTTAAACATCGATATCGAAGTAGATGGTGGGGTTAACGAGAAAACCGCAAAGCTTTGTGTCGATGCAGGTGCCACCATTTTAGTAGCAGGTTCTGCGATTTATAACAATGAAGATCGTGGACTAGCTATATCGAAGCTTAAACAATAA